A single genomic interval of Polaribacter vadi harbors:
- a CDS encoding DMT family transporter — MKTNQAILYMVFSVIAFAMMNAVVKYLTSFNVYQIVFFRSIGTLVITVPIVLKQKISFFGNEKKKWLLIRGIAGVISLTCFFQSLNYLAVGTAVSLRYTSPIFAAIFAFLFLKEKIKPIQWLLFFIAFIGVLIIKGFGANMDSIGLIFVMISAIFLGIIFVVIRKIGDKESPLVIINYFMIMAFIFGGILSINNWKQPTSTEWLLLLSLGFFGYIGQLYMTKAFQSDETSMVAPLKYLEVVFMIIIGAFWFDEIYNLWTLLGIFLILLGLIYNIYLKKQKK, encoded by the coding sequence AAGCAATTTTATATATGGTTTTTAGTGTAATTGCTTTTGCAATGATGAATGCTGTTGTAAAATATTTAACCTCTTTTAATGTATATCAAATTGTTTTTTTTAGGTCGATAGGAACTTTAGTGATTACAGTACCAATTGTTTTAAAACAAAAGATTTCTTTTTTTGGAAATGAAAAAAAAAAATGGCTGCTGATTAGGGGAATTGCAGGTGTAATTTCACTAACCTGCTTTTTTCAATCTTTAAACTATTTGGCTGTTGGTACAGCTGTTTCATTACGCTATACATCACCTATTTTTGCAGCTATTTTTGCCTTTCTTTTTTTAAAAGAAAAAATAAAACCTATTCAATGGTTATTATTTTTCATCGCCTTTATTGGGGTTTTAATTATAAAAGGTTTTGGTGCAAATATGGATTCTATAGGATTGATATTCGTAATGATTTCCGCAATTTTTCTTGGGATAATTTTTGTTGTAATTCGTAAAATCGGGGATAAAGAAAGCCCTTTGGTAATTATAAATTATTTTATGATCATGGCTTTTATTTTTGGAGGTATTCTATCAATAAATAATTGGAAACAGCCAACATCAACAGAATGGTTGTTATTATTAAGTTTAGGCTTTTTTGGTTATATAGGCCAGTTATATATGACTAAAGCATTTCAATCTGATGAAACTAGTATGGTTGCCCCATTAAAATATTTAGAAGTCGTTTTTATGATTATAATCGGTGCTTTTTGGTTTGATGAAATCTATAATCTTTGGACATTATTAGGAATTTTCTTAATTCTGTTAGGTTTAATCTATAACATCTATTTAAAAAAGCAAAAGAAATAA